One region of Termitidicoccus mucosus genomic DNA includes:
- the rplS gene encoding 50S ribosomal protein L19 produces MNPIIKEITAHQIKGNLPPFKVGDGVRVHTKVREGDKERIQIFAGIVIARKGHGIHETFTVRRISYGEGVERVFPVNSPNIEKIEIERESIPMRARLYYLRDREGKAAMAVRAKRYDPNAKKSAVATAES; encoded by the coding sequence ATGAATCCCATCATCAAAGAGATCACCGCTCATCAAATCAAAGGCAACCTGCCTCCCTTCAAGGTCGGCGACGGCGTGCGTGTGCACACCAAGGTTCGCGAAGGTGACAAGGAGCGCATCCAGATTTTTGCCGGCATCGTGATTGCCCGCAAAGGCCACGGCATCCACGAGACCTTCACCGTGCGCCGCATCAGCTATGGCGAGGGCGTCGAGCGCGTCTTCCCGGTCAACTCGCCCAACATCGAGAAAATCGAGATCGAGCGCGAGTCCATCCCGATGCGCGCTCGCCTCTATTATCTCCGCGACCGCGAGGGCAAGGCCGCCATGGCTGTCCGCGCCAAGCGTTACGACCCCAACGCCAAGAAATCCGCCGTCGCGACCGCCGAAAGCTGA
- the pth gene encoding aminoacyl-tRNA hydrolase, translating into MSITLVAGLGNPGREYRDTRHNLGYVVVDALAREHGLAWKTQAAFQSETARWESASGPNPVLLAKPLTYMNDSGRALQSLASFHKLPVASIIVLYDDLNIDLGLVKVSLTGSAGGHNGIASILRHLGNGFIRYRLGIGPKHPAPMDLKDFVLGKFTTDQQIIVAQTLTHYLNGLRLLLEHGADRAMNTLNRRDTSTT; encoded by the coding sequence ATGTCCATCACGCTTGTTGCCGGTCTCGGCAACCCCGGCCGCGAATACCGCGACACCCGCCACAACCTTGGCTACGTCGTCGTGGATGCGCTCGCCCGGGAACACGGCCTCGCGTGGAAAACGCAGGCCGCCTTCCAGTCCGAGACCGCCCGCTGGGAAAGCGCGTCCGGGCCGAACCCCGTTCTGCTCGCCAAGCCGCTCACCTACATGAACGACAGCGGCCGCGCCCTCCAGTCGCTCGCCTCTTTTCACAAGCTTCCCGTCGCGTCGATCATCGTCCTTTACGACGACCTCAACATCGACCTCGGCCTCGTGAAAGTGTCGCTCACCGGCAGCGCCGGCGGCCACAATGGCATCGCCAGCATCCTCCGGCACCTCGGCAACGGCTTCATCCGCTACCGTCTCGGCATCGGCCCGAAGCACCCCGCGCCCATGGACCTCAAGGACTTTGTCCTCGGGAAATTCACCACCGACCAGCAAATCATCGTCGCCCAGACACTCACCCATTATCTCAACGGCCTGCGCCTCCTCCTCGAACACGGAGCCGACCGGGCCATGAACACACTCAACCGCAGAGACACCTCCACCACATGA
- a CDS encoding valine--tRNA ligase → MAEITKSYDPRDVEKKWYAVWRQANAFAPRAAAPGEPESETCTIVIPPPNVTGILHMGHALNNTLQDVIIRRARLEGKAARWIPGTDHAGIATQTMVEKHLKKTEGKTRYDLGRDEFLKRVWAWRDEKGDHILNQLRQLGCSCDWERTHFTMDPGYSRAVLTAFVDLFRKDHIYRGKRMVNWCPASLTALSDEEVEMRPTKGHIYRCRYELVEPVELFSISDSRFSIEGAVAPAGESARQRPIENPLPPEALSTWNNTTVAAPPADAATPAAGASAPQSKIENRKSKILITHIVLETTRPETIAADVAVAVHPDDPRYRHLVGRKVWRPLGARVQIPVIADAAVDPVFAAGALKVTPAHDKVDFEIGQRHALPVIDSINADGTMNAEAGPELAGLDRFAARKKAAAILEERGNLIEAKPYENNVGYSQRAGVPIEPRLTWQWWLRYPRVEEAKQVVRDGIIQMHPERWSKVYLNWLENIQDWCISRQLWWGHRIPVWYRKGIDRDTLSPADLRDPQKIHVSLDGPADPENWTQEDDVLDTWASSWLWPFATQGWPDEAAMKAAGYDRFYPTTTLATGADIIFFWVARMIMAGLEFTHPGAPVEKRVPFKHVYFNGIVRDKQGRKMSKTLGNSPDPLDLVEKYGADGLRFGLLQIAPLGQDVKFDEDRIEGGKNFCNKLWNACRFRQMSGPMADNTTLAAILARIAPAQLDDDDHALLGALLDTMRVLERAFAEFEFATATQRLYSFFWNDFCDWYVEVAKTRVQDPAAKTHALAIQDLVIREFLLLFAPFAPFITEELWHLLGYAPDGNGAPGSADMSGFSLRSEPVRVPAADTALLQDTRIETADTLAAALAKAGVSVDPAAGASVEKLKQTATLARQLKAEQSAAQKRDVKFLVLADPANWAALSASSAKLARLIGAADIERAGTEPALPAVVTPLGTFYLDTGVKVDPAAERARLAKELAQLEKHIAGTESRLANKAFTDKAPAAVIEGAKKQLADQQAKRAEIERLLNAL, encoded by the coding sequence ATGGCCGAAATCACCAAGAGCTACGACCCGCGCGACGTTGAGAAGAAGTGGTATGCCGTCTGGCGGCAGGCAAACGCCTTTGCCCCCCGCGCCGCCGCGCCCGGCGAACCCGAGTCCGAGACGTGCACCATCGTCATTCCCCCGCCCAATGTCACCGGCATCCTCCACATGGGCCATGCGCTCAACAACACCCTTCAGGATGTCATCATCCGCCGCGCCCGCCTCGAAGGCAAAGCCGCCCGCTGGATTCCCGGCACCGACCACGCCGGCATCGCCACGCAGACCATGGTCGAGAAGCACCTCAAAAAAACCGAGGGCAAAACCCGCTACGACCTCGGCCGCGACGAATTTCTCAAACGCGTCTGGGCCTGGCGCGACGAAAAAGGCGACCACATCCTCAACCAGCTCCGCCAGCTCGGCTGCTCCTGCGACTGGGAGCGCACCCACTTCACGATGGACCCCGGCTACAGCCGCGCCGTCCTGACCGCCTTTGTCGATCTCTTCCGCAAGGACCACATCTACCGCGGCAAGCGCATGGTCAACTGGTGCCCCGCCTCCCTCACCGCGCTTTCCGACGAGGAAGTCGAGATGCGCCCCACCAAGGGCCACATCTATCGCTGCCGCTACGAACTCGTCGAGCCGGTGGAATTATTTTCGATTTCCGATTCTCGATTTTCGATTGAAGGAGCTGTCGCTCCCGCTGGCGAATCGGCGCGGCAGCGCCCAATCGAAAATCCCCTCCCCCCCGAGGCACTCTCCACTTGGAACAACACCACCGTCGCCGCCCCCCCCGCTGACGCCGCCACTCCCGCCGCTGGCGCGTCAGCGCCCCAATCGAAAATCGAGAATCGAAAATCGAAAATCCTCATCACCCATATCGTCCTCGAAACCACCCGCCCAGAAACCATCGCTGCCGACGTCGCCGTCGCCGTCCATCCCGACGACCCGCGCTACCGGCATCTCGTCGGACGCAAGGTCTGGCGTCCGCTCGGCGCGCGCGTGCAAATCCCCGTCATCGCCGACGCCGCCGTCGATCCCGTCTTCGCCGCCGGAGCGCTCAAGGTCACGCCCGCCCACGACAAAGTTGACTTCGAGATCGGCCAGCGCCACGCGCTCCCCGTCATCGACAGCATCAACGCCGACGGCACCATGAACGCCGAGGCCGGCCCCGAGCTTGCCGGGCTCGACCGCTTCGCCGCCCGCAAAAAAGCCGCCGCCATCCTCGAAGAACGCGGCAACCTCATCGAGGCCAAGCCCTACGAAAACAACGTCGGCTACTCGCAGCGCGCCGGCGTGCCCATCGAGCCGCGCCTCACCTGGCAATGGTGGCTCCGCTATCCGCGCGTCGAGGAAGCAAAGCAAGTCGTGCGCGACGGCATCATCCAGATGCACCCCGAGCGCTGGTCAAAAGTCTATCTCAACTGGCTCGAAAACATCCAGGACTGGTGCATCTCCCGCCAGCTCTGGTGGGGGCACCGCATCCCCGTCTGGTATCGCAAAGGCATCGACCGCGACACCCTCTCGCCCGCCGACCTGCGCGACCCGCAAAAAATCCACGTTTCGCTCGACGGCCCCGCCGATCCCGAAAACTGGACGCAGGAGGACGACGTTCTCGACACCTGGGCGTCCTCCTGGCTCTGGCCGTTCGCCACCCAAGGCTGGCCCGACGAGGCGGCCATGAAGGCCGCCGGCTACGACCGTTTTTATCCCACTACCACCCTCGCCACCGGCGCCGACATCATCTTCTTCTGGGTCGCCCGCATGATCATGGCAGGTCTGGAGTTCACCCATCCCGGCGCGCCCGTCGAAAAACGAGTTCCCTTCAAGCACGTTTATTTCAACGGCATCGTGCGCGACAAGCAGGGCCGCAAGATGTCGAAAACCCTCGGCAACTCGCCCGACCCGCTCGACCTCGTCGAAAAATACGGCGCCGACGGACTGCGCTTCGGCCTCCTCCAGATCGCCCCCCTCGGCCAGGACGTGAAGTTCGACGAAGACCGCATCGAAGGCGGCAAAAACTTCTGCAACAAACTCTGGAACGCCTGCCGCTTCCGCCAGATGAGCGGCCCGATGGCGGACAACACCACCCTCGCCGCCATCCTCGCCCGCATCGCCCCCGCGCAGCTCGACGACGACGACCACGCCCTCCTCGGCGCGCTGCTCGACACCATGCGCGTGCTGGAGCGCGCCTTCGCCGAGTTCGAGTTCGCCACCGCCACCCAGCGCCTGTATTCCTTTTTCTGGAATGACTTTTGCGACTGGTATGTCGAAGTCGCGAAAACCCGCGTGCAGGACCCCGCCGCCAAGACCCACGCCCTCGCCATCCAGGACCTCGTCATCCGCGAGTTTCTCCTCCTCTTCGCGCCCTTCGCCCCCTTCATCACCGAGGAGCTCTGGCACCTGCTCGGTTACGCCCCCGACGGGAACGGCGCCCCTGGGAGCGCGGACATGTCAGGCTTCTCGCTTCGCTCGGAACCTGTCCGCGTTCCTGCCGCCGACACCGCGCTCCTGCAGGACACGCGTATCGAAACTGCCGATACACTCGCCGCCGCGCTCGCGAAGGCCGGCGTGTCCGTCGATCCCGCCGCCGGCGCGAGCGTGGAAAAGCTCAAGCAAACCGCCACCCTCGCCCGCCAGCTCAAGGCCGAGCAATCCGCCGCCCAGAAACGCGACGTGAAATTCCTCGTGCTCGCCGACCCCGCCAACTGGGCCGCGCTCTCCGCCTCGTCCGCCAAGCTCGCCCGCCTCATCGGCGCCGCGGACATCGAGCGCGCCGGGACCGAGCCCGCGCTCCCGGCCGTGGTCACGCCGCTCGGCACGTTCTACCTCGACACCGGCGTGAAGGTCGATCCCGCCGCCGAACGCGCCCGCCTCGCCAAGGAACTCGCGCAACTCGAAAAACACATCGCTGGCACCGAGTCCCGCCTCGCCAACAAAGCCTTCACTGACAAGGCCCCCGCCGCCGTCATCGAAGGCGCAAAAAAACAACTCGCCGACCAGCAGGCCAAGCGCGCCGAGATCGAACGCCTGCTGAACGCGCTGTGA
- a CDS encoding single-stranded DNA-binding protein, which translates to MAGFNKVILLGNLTRDPELRVTPRGTPICQFGLAVSRQYKDDTGQTREEANFFDIEAWGKQGELISKYMTKGRPIFVEGRLKYDQWEDKTTGQKRSKIKIVLETFQFVGSREGGAGGGAPQGGGEEFEQAAPVERHTPPPRAPRAAQPPPPDDNIDEDVPF; encoded by the coding sequence ATGGCCGGTTTCAACAAAGTCATTCTCCTCGGCAACCTCACCCGTGATCCGGAACTCCGCGTCACGCCGCGAGGCACGCCCATCTGCCAGTTCGGGCTCGCAGTCAGCCGCCAGTACAAGGACGACACCGGCCAGACCCGCGAGGAAGCCAACTTCTTCGACATCGAGGCCTGGGGCAAACAAGGCGAGCTCATCTCCAAATACATGACCAAGGGCCGTCCCATCTTCGTGGAAGGCCGGCTGAAATATGACCAGTGGGAAGACAAGACCACCGGCCAGAAACGCAGCAAAATCAAGATCGTGTTGGAAACCTTCCAGTTTGTGGGCAGCCGCGAAGGCGGCGCCGGCGGCGGGGCGCCGCAGGGCGGCGGCGAGGAATTCGAGCAGGCCGCCCCGGTCGAGCGCCATACGCCGCCCCCGCGCGCGCCCCGCGCCGCGCAGCCGCCCCCGCCCGACGACAACATCGACGAGGACGTGCCGTTCTAA
- a CDS encoding 50S ribosomal protein L25 yields the protein MKQQFKLNVVPRADTGRSASRRLRKANQVPAILYGKHTKPESLAVDVPEFTRLVKAIAGSASLVELHRKDKGDLALSFLKEIQRDPITDRYLHVDLQEVKADEKMEVRVRVVSIGEAFGVKTQGGMLEMPNPFLRIRCLPKDLPSFIEVDVSEMRNGDTIHVGSLKPIAGVEFRDDPNLPVFSCIEPEAEEVVATPAAGAAPVAGAAAPAAGATPAAGAPAPAAGAAPAKAGAAPAKGAAAPAKAAAPAKK from the coding sequence ATGAAACAACAATTCAAACTCAACGTCGTTCCGCGCGCCGACACCGGCCGCAGCGCCTCGCGCCGCCTGCGCAAGGCCAATCAAGTGCCCGCCATCCTTTACGGGAAGCACACCAAGCCCGAGTCGCTCGCCGTCGACGTGCCCGAGTTCACCCGCCTCGTCAAGGCCATCGCCGGTTCCGCCTCGCTCGTCGAGCTGCACCGCAAGGACAAAGGCGACCTCGCCCTCTCCTTCCTCAAGGAAATCCAGCGCGACCCCATCACCGACCGCTACCTGCATGTGGACCTTCAGGAAGTGAAGGCCGATGAAAAGATGGAAGTCCGCGTGCGCGTCGTCTCCATCGGCGAGGCGTTCGGCGTGAAAACCCAAGGCGGCATGCTCGAAATGCCCAATCCCTTCCTCCGCATCCGCTGCCTCCCGAAAGACCTTCCCTCGTTCATCGAGGTGGACGTGTCCGAGATGCGCAACGGCGACACGATCCACGTCGGCTCGCTCAAGCCCATCGCCGGGGTCGAGTTCCGTGACGACCCTAACCTCCCCGTCTTCTCGTGCATCGAGCCCGAGGCCGAGGAAGTCGTCGCCACCCCCGCCGCCGGCGCGGCTCCTGTCGCGGGCGCCGCCGCACCCGCCGCCGGTGCGACTCCCGCAGCTGGCGCCCCCGCACCCGCCGCTGGCGCGGCCCCCGCAAAAGCCGGAGCCGCCCCTGCCAAGGGAGCCGCCGCGCCCGCGAAAGCCGCCGCGCCCGCCAAGAAGTAA
- the rplI gene encoding 50S ribosomal protein L9, which yields MAHSEILLLKPVENLGSEGDQVKVRAGYARNYLLPRKYAAPLTTANRRQIEALKKRRAEREAHELQGAQELAKKLEKASIAFAVKTGEGGKMFGAITAADLHAKLVEAGIDLDKRKIHLHTPVKTLGKHEVKIRLHSEVAVELAFDVVSENPIEVAEEPAPEAKKSEKKAGRRRVSSEKVEKKEEAAE from the coding sequence ATGGCACACAGCGAAATCCTCCTCCTCAAGCCCGTTGAAAATCTCGGCTCCGAGGGCGACCAAGTCAAAGTCCGCGCCGGCTATGCGCGCAACTATCTCCTCCCGCGCAAATACGCGGCCCCGCTCACCACGGCCAACCGCCGCCAGATCGAGGCCCTCAAGAAACGCCGCGCCGAGCGCGAGGCGCATGAGCTTCAAGGCGCGCAGGAACTCGCCAAGAAACTTGAGAAAGCCAGCATCGCCTTCGCGGTGAAGACCGGCGAGGGCGGCAAGATGTTCGGCGCCATCACCGCGGCCGACCTCCACGCGAAGCTCGTCGAAGCCGGCATCGACCTCGACAAGCGCAAGATTCACCTCCACACGCCGGTCAAGACCCTCGGCAAGCACGAGGTCAAGATCCGCCTCCATTCCGAGGTCGCCGTCGAACTGGCCTTCGATGTCGTGTCGGAAAACCCGATCGAAGTCGCCGAGGAGCCCGCGCCCGAGGCTAAGAAGAGCGAGAAAAAAGCCGGCCGCCGCAGAGTATCCTCCGAAAAAGTGGAGAAAAAAGAAGAGGCCGCCGAATAA
- the trmD gene encoding tRNA (guanosine(37)-N1)-methyltransferase TrmD, translating into MLHIDIITLFPRMLDGFLTESILGKGIDAGLLEVAVHDLRAWTTDKHRTADDRPFGGGAGMVLKPEPVFAAIEQLQTPGCRRIYLTPDGVPLSPALAQDLSRQQHIIFLSGHYEGIDQRIRDHLIDQEISIGDYVLTNGTLAAAVVIDALGRFIPGVLGEEKSLTHESFTGKLLDFPQYTRPAEFRGMTVPKVLLSGDHGKIEKWRHARQVEKTQQVRPDLLKQTT; encoded by the coding sequence GTGCTCCACATCGACATCATCACCCTCTTTCCCCGCATGCTCGACGGTTTCCTGACCGAGAGCATCCTCGGCAAAGGCATTGATGCCGGCCTCCTCGAGGTCGCCGTGCACGACCTCCGCGCGTGGACGACCGACAAGCACCGCACCGCCGACGACCGGCCCTTTGGCGGCGGCGCCGGCATGGTGCTCAAGCCCGAGCCGGTCTTCGCCGCCATCGAGCAGCTCCAGACCCCCGGCTGCCGCCGCATTTATCTCACCCCGGACGGCGTCCCGCTCTCGCCCGCCCTCGCCCAGGACCTCTCGCGGCAGCAGCACATCATCTTCCTAAGCGGGCACTACGAAGGCATCGACCAGCGCATCCGCGACCATCTCATCGACCAGGAAATCAGCATCGGCGACTACGTCCTCACCAACGGCACCCTCGCCGCCGCCGTGGTCATCGACGCGCTCGGCCGTTTCATCCCAGGCGTGCTCGGGGAAGAAAAGTCATTGACGCATGAATCCTTCACCGGCAAGTTGCTCGACTTTCCTCAATACACGCGTCCCGCCGAATTTCGTGGAATGACCGTGCCGAAGGTCCTCCTTTCGGGCGACCACGGCAAAATCGAAAAATGGCGGCACGCGCGGCAAGTGGAGAAGACCCAGCAAGTTAGACCAGATTTACTCAAGCAGACAACATGA
- a CDS encoding 30S ribosomal protein S6, whose product MNPAKRNYRATFILNNAGKEDSIDQLVEDVKKEIATVQGDITAVENLGKRDFVRVTDKKLTGATYVQVSFSSPAEAPAQLKERLRLNHTVYRTFIETL is encoded by the coding sequence ATGAATCCCGCCAAACGCAACTACCGCGCCACCTTCATCCTCAACAACGCCGGCAAGGAAGACTCCATCGACCAGCTCGTCGAGGACGTGAAGAAGGAAATCGCCACCGTCCAAGGCGACATCACCGCCGTCGAAAACCTCGGCAAACGCGACTTCGTGCGCGTCACCGACAAGAAACTCACCGGCGCCACCTACGTGCAAGTCAGCTTCTCCTCGCCCGCCGAGGCCCCCGCGCAACTCAAGGAGCGCCTTCGCCTCAACCACACCGTTTACCGCACCTTTATCGAGACACTCTAA
- a CDS encoding TonB-dependent receptor plug domain-containing protein: MLIRYIIPTFILCITLAAHAGGPPASREAEPDDGDVVRLDRMVVSTATRTERLLADVPVRTEVVLSEDIGMRGALNFSQAAELLNGVRVESNCQNCNTSEVQLLGLGGAYNQILFDGTPLLSSLGGVYGIEQIPSAFVDRLEVVKGGGSSLYGPGAVAGVINLVPAKPRAGGGFAQAGADVQKGEPLWFGDGRADFVARGGAFALSVVAQGAKNDSIDFNGDGYSEITKKELAVAGFQAWWSPSPSTRLRAAYQYTGEDRRGGNRLGQPEYLANIAESLQTRYHRGGVVWEQDVGRAFDFRLGYSFAYIERDSFYGGLGDVATDPGDPAYDPAQLDPAVPGSAAAASYRQYGYTENPLHYIDSQFNYRAGAHALAFGVQYKHEAVFDENRNHAGEGLRVTADGDFSNTGIYAQDEWAAADSLDFVLGARLDKSSELDNPVFSPRVAAAWAATEALKIRAGVSTGFRAPEVFSEDLHVDTLGADQVRIRNAPGLAEERAVTCMAGLEWRFGKNDTAWAVDLTFSLTDIADTFVLGEILTDTDGSLYQERRNASGSRVEGVEANAAWQPFAALRLTAGVAWYRSRYDEGRVIYDDTPDGGATVIVTRNYLKTPAWSGVAQAVWTPLAPLDVFAGLKYTGPMDVLNNNTGTLNRSPNLWAADIGLVWHASIAGRHVDFSAGVKNIFDERQRDLETGANRDSDYVYGPRFARSVYCGVKVEF, translated from the coding sequence ATGCTTATCCGCTACATCATTCCCACGTTTATTCTATGCATAACTCTGGCGGCGCACGCAGGCGGTCCGCCTGCCTCCCGCGAGGCGGAACCGGACGACGGCGACGTGGTCCGGCTCGACCGCATGGTGGTCAGCACGGCCACGCGCACGGAGCGGCTGCTCGCCGACGTGCCGGTGCGCACCGAGGTCGTGCTGAGCGAGGACATCGGGATGCGGGGGGCGCTGAATTTTTCCCAGGCCGCGGAGCTGCTCAACGGCGTGCGCGTGGAAAGCAATTGCCAGAATTGCAACACGAGCGAGGTGCAGTTGCTCGGTCTCGGCGGCGCCTACAACCAGATCCTTTTCGACGGCACGCCGCTGCTGTCGTCGCTCGGCGGGGTTTACGGCATCGAGCAGATCCCGTCGGCCTTTGTGGACCGGCTGGAGGTGGTGAAGGGCGGCGGCTCGTCGCTTTACGGGCCGGGCGCGGTGGCAGGCGTCATCAACCTCGTGCCCGCGAAGCCGCGGGCGGGCGGCGGTTTCGCGCAGGCGGGCGCGGACGTGCAGAAGGGCGAGCCGCTTTGGTTTGGCGACGGGCGCGCGGATTTCGTGGCCAGGGGGGGCGCGTTTGCGTTGTCCGTCGTCGCGCAGGGGGCAAAAAATGACAGCATCGACTTCAACGGCGACGGCTACAGCGAGATCACGAAAAAGGAGCTCGCCGTGGCGGGATTCCAGGCCTGGTGGTCGCCGTCGCCCTCGACGCGGCTGCGCGCGGCCTACCAATACACAGGGGAGGACCGGCGCGGCGGGAACCGCCTCGGCCAGCCCGAGTATCTCGCCAACATCGCCGAGTCGCTCCAGACCCGGTATCACCGGGGCGGCGTGGTGTGGGAGCAGGATGTCGGACGGGCGTTCGATTTTCGCCTCGGCTACTCCTTCGCCTACATCGAGCGCGACAGCTTTTACGGCGGGCTCGGCGATGTCGCGACCGATCCCGGCGATCCCGCCTACGACCCGGCGCAGCTCGATCCGGCCGTGCCCGGCAGCGCGGCGGCGGCCTCGTATCGACAGTATGGATACACCGAGAATCCGCTGCACTACATCGACTCGCAGTTCAACTACCGCGCCGGGGCGCACGCGCTGGCGTTCGGCGTGCAATACAAGCACGAGGCGGTCTTCGATGAGAACCGGAACCATGCCGGCGAGGGGTTGCGCGTGACGGCGGACGGCGATTTTTCCAACACGGGGATTTACGCGCAGGACGAGTGGGCGGCGGCGGACTCGCTGGACTTCGTGCTGGGGGCGCGGCTGGACAAAAGCTCGGAGCTCGACAATCCGGTTTTCTCGCCGCGCGTCGCGGCCGCCTGGGCGGCGACGGAGGCGCTGAAAATCCGCGCGGGCGTTTCCACGGGATTCCGCGCGCCGGAGGTGTTCAGCGAGGATTTGCACGTGGACACGCTGGGCGCCGACCAGGTGCGCATCCGCAACGCGCCCGGGCTGGCCGAGGAGCGGGCCGTCACCTGCATGGCGGGGCTGGAATGGCGTTTCGGGAAAAACGACACGGCGTGGGCGGTCGATCTTACGTTTTCCCTCACCGACATCGCCGACACGTTTGTGCTCGGCGAGATCCTGACCGACACCGACGGTTCGCTCTACCAGGAGCGCCGGAATGCCTCCGGCTCGCGCGTCGAGGGCGTGGAGGCCAACGCCGCGTGGCAGCCGTTTGCCGCGTTGCGGCTCACGGCGGGCGTCGCCTGGTATCGTTCGCGTTACGACGAGGGGCGGGTCATCTACGACGACACCCCGGACGGCGGCGCGACCGTCATCGTGACGCGGAACTACCTGAAAACCCCCGCGTGGAGCGGCGTCGCGCAGGCGGTATGGACGCCGCTGGCGCCGCTGGATGTTTTTGCCGGGCTCAAATACACGGGGCCGATGGATGTGCTCAACAACAACACGGGCACGCTGAACCGCTCGCCGAATTTATGGGCGGCGGACATCGGCCTCGTCTGGCACGCGAGCATCGCCGGGCGGCACGTGGATTTCTCCGCCGGGGTGAAAAACATCTTCGACGAACGCCAGCGGGACCTGGAGACCGGGGCGAATCGCGACAGCGACTATGTGTATGGCCCGCGGTTTGCGCGCTCGGTTTATTGCGGCGTGAAGGTGGAGTTTTGA